Sequence from the Magallana gigas chromosome 4, xbMagGiga1.1, whole genome shotgun sequence genome:
GCGAGTCTTAacttatatacaaaaaaatattggttttgAAGACATCAAGTTTCACTGAAAGGCCACTAGCTCATACTATATGCCACACTGCATTATTTACATTCACCTGTTAAAGCTTACCTATAATGTGAAAGGAAATCTCAATATTCATAAACATGTTAAGAGTGAAATCAAAAAGAATAATTCAATATCTCTCTTTCTAACTGGTTTGACTTAGTCTTGAacattgtaattttcaaaagtttatctttttaaatgagatatataaaatatgtgaaaGTCATGTCAagtagaggtactgtgagcaagcaaTTGATACCTTTCTGCTATTtagaaaaatttataattcaagtgattttctattatagaaaatctATTAAACCCTCCACGTTCAATCAACAACAACtgctctgggtttttttaaattgttaatgctaatatgagtacacaaaccaatatGTATTCTAAAATTCCATTTTATCCAACTTAATTGTTAATGCATGAAGACATTTGCATCTTTCAGATAACAAATATGACTGGAATCAAACAGAAATCTACATGTCAGGCAgccattaaattttgtaaatttttggtATACAGAGTTTCAAACTGAAAAATCTTTtccatacaattttatattcaaaaaagataaaacagatTGAGGCGGGGCATTTTCAGAGGTGCGAACGGAATTGAGAATCTAACAATCAATGCATAACACAAGCAAGCTTCGTGTCAAATTTTACCTTCTAATCATtatcattaatacaagacatgacacagacaggaattaagcattttttaaacaattgccttgaccttgcccaaataaacttggatcaaggtcatgaTACACAAGTAACaacttccaatgtttttccataagaaagatatgaacCAGACACGAATTTAGCACTTCTCCTGCCAATGACCTTCACCTTGCCAAAATGACCTTTGATCATGGTCAAAACAAACCTCCAGGTCAtaagtaatttttttgtgtagtaacaacttccaatgtttctttttaagaaagatatggaccggacaggAATAAAGCATTTtccctgccagtgaccttgacccaatGACCTTGTGTCAAGATCATGACACTCTCTTAGGTCTTAAGCAATCTGTGTGTGAAGTATAAACTTCCAATGTTTATCAATAAGagagatatggaccggacacaaattttgcacagacagattAATGTACAATGTCATTCCTATATATCCCCCCCCCACAACTTCGTTTGCGTGGGgtataattgatatttaataaatcatgCGTTTGTGCATCACCATGTCTTTAACCCACGTGACATGAATTTTTACGATTAGGAAGACCACCTTGCTCACTATAAACATGTCGTCAGTCTGCCTGCTAGAGCCATCCTTTAAAAAATTTGCTTGCTTGGAGTTGCTGCCTGAAGGTTTGTAGACCCAGGATGGAGAGAggaattttcttaatttttcaaacttgaaaTTTAGCTACTTAAAGATAAGTCACaaacaaaaatttccatttaaaaaatgacttcaTTTTTAGCTAATAAAACTTTATCATCCGGGAGTTGCCTAGATGCACAATAGTacaattaaaatcaatgattaGTTACTACATGTGACCAATAGGACTCCTCTTGCTCACACATCCCAACCACCCTAGCAACAACTAAAACACATAAACAATTAACAAgtcaagaccccccccccccaaaaaaaaacaaaaaacaaaactaaggACCTTTACCCTGTGGTCATGGATATCACAAATTTGAATAGGCCTCATTGTTCACATTCAATTTCTATCTTAATATCTAAACCATGCTCtgatacaatatacatgtattaaaactaTTGTACAAACCTGCTGTAGTTCAATACTGTAACTCCTGTCCCcatgaacatattttataataaagaatTACCATCAAACAAGcaaactttttcatttaaaaaaaattacaatatcatTAAGACCAGAGATTTTGACTTAACACCACAGGactctacattaactttttttcctagatatttacttgtccgaacttcaacttcacttgtccgaaaacttttcaatattaaagatcaaatattgtcaacttaAAAACTACAGTTTAGTATTACTGaaataaagtcatttattgattattctagctataattaataacccgattttttaaatgaatttgttccatataacattaaacacgatttgtcagctgtagctttgtcatGACAATTTCAAGACATATTAAAATTTAGCATcaggtttaaaaatatatgtaactgTCATATTGATTTCTCTGctgtttttttaaactaaacatggaaagtcattatagtctatcaatgatgaatgaaaccTTAAATAAATTACAATTCTTTCCATAATCTTTTATCTTTGCTACCTTATCTTCCTTTCTccctttctttttcttaacatGTGTGTTTGTTACTTTGtaagaactaagatccacaTCTTTACAGTTCAATTGaaagttgtttgaaattatTGAACTTCAATCCCGATGAAAATTAACTCAAATGCATTGCAATTTGatgtcgggatcgaaattcaaaataactacGGTAATCGATAAACTTATAACGAGACTACGGATAAACTTATCCcaaaactttcttttcttttttaaatgtcggagacttctttacataaaaatgcatttgTCCAGTCGGACAAGTGACCAACAATATTCACTTGtccgtatatttttttaactggtaccgGAGAAGCGGACAAGCGTTAATGTCGAGCCCTGCACCACCAACCGCATATCCTTAAAGtcttatatattgatttgttttctCAAGAAGAGCATTAATTAACAATGCTTAATGTCATTGCACTCGACCTTCTATTTCAATCTAGTAATTCAATGCCCAATACATAGCTGTAACTTTGCACTGAAGTATAGAATTATAAATAAGGAAAGTCTCCCTGacagaaataatttaaaatgattccatacaGAGCACACTTAGTGCTTTAACCTAAAATACTGAAATTGTGATGTTTGAAAAGGGGCGATATCAAAGTGTTTAGATCTTTCATTACcattgatttttgaaaacacAACAGTGCAAGTAAAACCATCTGATGTGCACTCTACCAAATGACCCATTATTTGTCTGCatatcatgatttgaaaaacttgAATTAGTAGAGGTGTAACGATATGGCTCTACATCAATCGAATTGATCATGAGGGCCCACAATACGCATTTCATATCATCACATGTGTATCGTGATAcaaagtatgattttttttttattgactctCTAGAATAGTTACATAATGTACATAACATCAACACATCAAgaagtttcaatcaaagctAGTAATAATTTGTGAAGTGGTATAGCCCCTTTTCCCAGGCCTTCACCTGTTTTACTAAAAATAGCTTCAGGTAGCTAGCTGTTGCAATATAAAATCTggatactgattttataatggtgaTGTAAAAACTGGTTCGTCATAAATTCGATAAACTTTGTGTAAAATGTCAGTTGATATTCTGAACCATGATAAGTTTAAGCAAAATGCAATGAATCAAAGTGtaaatagagtacatgtatagtgttattgaagaaattttttatattgggtgtgctcatactcagactgaattaaacaagataattttatttaaaaatcccaGAAGATTTGATACAGGTTACTTAATCTCTCTATTCTGTTCATGTTTCAATTAACtgaaaaaacatatttacttcTTGATGGAATTGATCCAGCGACCACAAAATCACTAGGCAACGCATTTAACACTTCCGAAGAaatctttaatttacatatatatggatataaacataattgtattagaaaagacactaatttaaaaatttgtctAATTTTAGTACAAAGATCATGCTAAACCAAAcataattcaatgtaaacgtgtactacaatacctgaagaacataattttaatcaaatttctttGATTTAGAGTATGCATGGGCATTGTAAACGATTATTAATCAATCACACTTGTTTTTGTCCTGTAATCGATaactttataaaaaagtaaTCGATTTTTCGAGTTTTCAAGAGTTCAGAATTTTCCGGGTTGACCGACGGGTTTAACCTTAAGCATGTGCTTAAACGATGCtttcttttcagtaaaatatacagaactggaagttttaaaaatgaaatacaaacaaatatCGAATAAATTcatgataattatttatttaatacatcATATTAAGACCAGATTGCTTAGTACTACTGGACTGCAAGTTGACATGTCATAAATGAGATAACTGAGTATCATACATTGTTCCCACAGTACGGTCCTTCACCAGCTGTTTGAACTTGTTCagcaataatcattataatgacaatgatgctgataagcataattttcacagttttataattctaaaattttactATGGCTCAATATTATAATATCGTAACGTCTCAATTAATATCTCATTTTCATTGCCTATCcaaattatcttaaaaaacGTTTTCTGTTAATTACAGATTAGGTATCGGTATGGTCAATCATCAAACAATTATCACCTTGCAAGACAAGTGTCGCCGAAATAAACAACCTGTGACACAGGTCCTGGGAGCCATTTAAATGACCAAGTAGAGGTTAATTAGGTATAGTGCTTTAAGATACACAGCGATTTCGAGGTATTGagagtaaaaaaaactttagatCATGAATAACTGGACTGAAGTTTGACTTCGAGGGATCAAGGGTTTCGAGAGACCAAAAGTTCGagaaatcaagagtaaatttgcttagttataaaggggaaaaaatctGGACCCTAGATTCACTTCGAGCGATCGAAGTTCAAGCCATTAAGAGTTACCTGTATATCATGATACATGATGTATCGCATTAATATATCGTGATACGTATCGTATCGTGAGATAGCTATGAATTTGTTCTACGGTAGGTTGTCCTCATCATAATTTTACAAGATTTGGCATTATAAATCAGTTGATAAAATTCTCAAGTCTGACATTCACAACTAGTATCATTTAAAACttaaggtagtacaaaacagTATCCGAAAAACAATCACTTCGGAGATCCTCGCGTAAGTCAAACCTTTACAAGATGCAAATTTTCAAGCGCTTTAACGACGCTGTTTGTAAACAAGTGCAGACGATAAGTAGCCCTATACAAATAAGATGCTGCGTCTACGAGACTACCACGGGAGGTTCCAGGGGGTTCAGTCAAAACATTCCAATCGAGGCGCACATTTTCAAAAGCAAAAGCAAATACCGGTAACTTTTAATGAccataattattttcaaacattgcCGTCTGATGAGGAAGATGTTACGTTATGCGTGGAAACTGAGACGGAGTGGAGAGAAGGACGGCGCATTGTGGAGCTGGGGTACCTCGCAAAACAACTTTTTTGCCACTTATGCAAAACCCCCCTTCATTTAAAAGACACTGTGCGTGAGAGAAGATATGGCCTAGGCTCCGTACTTCACGTACAGTGCACCAACTGCAGCGCCGTATGCCCCGTCGAGACAGGGAAGAGGGGACCTACTGGAGCCTTCGACATAAACACCAAAGCTGCTCTCGGTAATTTTTAgtcaatttgaaattattttttaatttttaaagatgtggtGACAGGTCATTGCACCCCTCCCCAAGAAACATTGGGTATAAGATATAACtgatatgtattatttataaaatcatgcatatatcTGCTTAAACAAGTCAGTTAGAGCCTTACTGCATTTAATTATATACGATCGTATTGATCGTTGAAATACCAATTTATCTGTaggcctacatgtatgtaacatttTGGTGTAGAGACGAGTGCACTTGAGGCCTCTTTCTACATTGACCAATCAAAATTGTGCTTGCGGTTGTGACGTTAGGcctaaacaatatttattctgCAGGCCGAGTTGCAATGTGTCGGCTTTTTTGAAAATCCCaataatgaattacaaatgcgTATGCAAAAGGTTTTGagcatcttcccaagtcaagggtttatgATCCGCACCTCTCCTCACAAGGAGCAGAGTGGACGGAAaacacttggctagcgaagatgggttCTGAGAGGATTCCGTACTATAACTTTAAGTTAACTTAAAGTCCACGGCCACGGTGAATATGTACAACCTAGGCCTATGTTGCTTTTATTTGGAAACGGTGTGGTATGTGCATGTATTTATTAgtattgaattgaaataattgAGTTGAATTACTTTAAAAACGACACATGACACTAAAATCAGAAACAGATTGACAAGTACACGTCTAATGTAGAATACGTTACCCATTATTACGACTGATTACGTATGTTTCACATACAGCTGTACATGTAAAGTGTGATGTATCTACCATTGTCCTCTAcaaccagggacgtatatatacgtccctgctaCAACACgagtatatgtttaaaaaaaacccagtttttGACGAAAAATATCTACCGGTATATGGAATATGTATAGGTATATAGATATTTATGTTTTAACCAACTTGCCAAGCAAGTAAAAATGCTAATGATGATAAAGGCAATAGGCCAAAGAGTAACTATACCATGATGATCAGTCAAATCTGACGAATCACATGGTTTTGACAACATctgtgcaaaaaaaataaaaattgtatatatatccaattttatatttttgcaaatattgTGTCAATACCCTTTGAGACGAATCAATCGGAATCATGATgctgcacatacatgtatttatgtaaacatgcatgtggaaaatcattaaaaaaatttttttttaaatataccggtatatatatgtaatacataTGTGCATTTTTAATCATGATAATGCACAAACAGCTcttaaattaattgaatttaaatttaaaataattttttgtacacTATGTAGGAATGATTCATGTAGGCATGGGCCCAACACATCTTGTGAATTTTCTGGGGCAATGCAACATTCCTCCACCCTCAGAACCATCCATAAGAAAGCATGCAGCAAAAGTAGGAAAGGCTATCACAGATGTGGCTTTGGAATCATGCAGAGCAGCTCAGGTTGAGGAAAAGCAAACATCAGATACAGTAAGTAGaagtttgttttcaaaatattcaatgacAAATATATcttcattatgatttttttgctTGAATCAAATCAAAGTAACAGATTATAGTGCAAAGGTGCAGACACACGGTTCAATTTTTCATCCAacttttgatat
This genomic interval carries:
- the LOC136269536 gene encoding uncharacterized protein isoform X2, encoding MLRLRDYHGRFQGVQSKHSNRGAHFQKQKQIPVTFNDHNYFQTLPSDEEDVTLCVETETEWREGRRIVELGYLAKQLFCHLCKTPLHLKDTVRERRYGLGSVLHVQCTNCSAVCPVETGKRGPTGAFDINTKAALGMIHVGMGPTHLVNFLGQCNIPPPSEPSIRKHAAKVGKAITDVALESCRAAQVEEKQTSDTLQASFDGGWQKRGTGWNYNSISGHASMIGKNTGKILAYEVRSKCCRVCDLHAEQNHTVPSHDCPQNWSGSSKAMEADMAMSMAHQLADNDFMLQVLHADNDSATTAKIHLDFPNIVKKDDRNHVKKRNIQISLFNFQEAQRITTP
- the LOC136269536 gene encoding uncharacterized protein isoform X1, with the translated sequence MLRLRDYHGRFQGVQSKHSNRGAHFQKQKQIPVTFNDHNYFQTLPSDEEDVTLCVETETEWREGRRIVELGYLAKQLFCHLCKTPLHLKDTVRERRYGLGSVLHVQCTNCSAVCPVETGKRGPTGAFDINTKAALGMIHVGMGPTHLVNFLGQCNIPPPSEPSIRKHAAKVGKAITDVALESCRAAQVEEKQTSDTLQASFDGGWQKRGTGWNYNSISGHASMIGKNTGKILAYEVRSKCCRVCDLHAEQNHTVPSHDCPQNWSGSSKAMEADMAMSMAHQLADNDFMLQVLHADNDSATTAKIHLDFPNIVKKDDRNHVKKRNIQISLFNFQEVIFFLFHATSCRGFNVFDLCLCISLSVHSVSSF